One stretch of Microplitis mediator isolate UGA2020A chromosome 9, iyMicMedi2.1, whole genome shotgun sequence DNA includes these proteins:
- the LOC130674498 gene encoding uncharacterized protein LOC130674498 yields MDLLSAYYLCYDDGKDSTIVYTLNPFTNYAPRPWVKVEAADQFDDNKGKKWTLYNLQYTKDRTPCRNVSFDKTQDLDGHEINVALVKYFPKNLSIIINQRDRVLDRLLAKKSTHLPQWPMYINAKYSIYIIPFQRSIIEKGYIAELANKQFDAHAIVLQLAGINYELLDFVTQYQELKYSILTKKSNYLTVISEITYNLQFIISTIVVLLLIAVIMIVNNKFDISGGIMDVIKMSAGMGVMSPFDRLSIRIIYLSGFLFIFTVMPEFQGQISAILSKPMRRNIESLKDLYENKFHVYYDELLENDIINGKLWVTDEDKKYLHRLTESQQRDCVSAAKTNSTIACIFFTVQQLYAASNSKHLYVSKEVTFKKYFVYWTRKDWAVKHKLDKIASLFLESGLVHYRTDKVIEKYSKKIKKLNKIEQRGNYDQVDFDHLVFSYMFTGAILLWSLIIFGIEVLFHKHSKICRQIKMRRHFRKKISVRSQPRIVFFPGRMVLLNNRNQV; encoded by the exons atGGATTTATTGTCTGCGTACTACTTGTGTTATGACGATGGCAAGGATTCGACGATCGTCTATACTTTGAACCCATTCACGAATTACGCTCCTCGGCCATGGGTTAAAGTTGAGGCAGCTGATCAGTTTGACGACAACAAGGGCAAGAAATGGACACTCTACAATCTCCAATATACTAAAG aTCGAACTCCATGCAGAAATGTATCTTTTGACAAGACTCAAGACTTGGATGGTCATGAAATTAATGTCGCACTTGTTAAGTATTTTCCGAAGAATCTGAGCATTATAATAAATCAACGAGACCGCGTGTTGGATCGGCTTCTCGCTAAAAAATCAACACATTTACCACAATGGCCGATGTACATTAATGCgaaatattcaatttacaTTATACCGTTCCAACGTTCTATTATTGAAAAAGGTTATATTGCGGAATTAGCTAATAAACAGTTTGACGCTCATGCAATTGTACTGCAATTAGCAGGTATTAATTACGAGTTGTTAGACTTTGTGACACAGTATCAGGAACTAAAGTATTCgattttaactaaaaagtcAAATTATTTAACGGTAATAAGCGAGATAACTTACAATCTGCAGTTTATTATTTCGACAATAGTTGTCTTGCTATTGATAGCAGTGATTATGATAGTTAATAACAAATTCGATATAAGCGGGGGTATTATGGACGTGATAAAAATGTCAGCAGGAATGGGAGTGATGTCGCCTTTCGACCGGCTCTCGATAAGAATAATTTACTTAAGCGGCTTCTTGtttattttcactgtaatGCCCGAGTTTCAGGGACAAATATCCGCCATTTTGTCGAAGCCTATGCGCCGTAACATAGAGTCGTTAAAAGATCTGTACGAAAATAAGTTTCATGTTTACTATGACGAATTATTAGAGAATGATATTATCAATGGAAAATTGTGGGTCACTGAtgaggataaaaaatatttacatcgaTTAACGGAAAGTCAACAAAGGGATTGTGTATCAGCTGCAAAAACAAATTCAACAATCGCTTGCATTTTCTTCACAGTGCAACAGTTATATGCTGCTTCAAATTCAAAACATTTGTATGTTTCAAAAGaagttacttttaaaaaatatttcgtttATTGGACACGAAAGGACTGGGCCGTCAAACATAAACTCGATAAAATTGCATCGTTATTTTTGGAATCGGGTCTTGTTCATTATAGAACTGACAAAGTAATAGAAAAGTAttccaagaaaataaaaaaattgaataaaatcgaACAACGAGGAAATTACGACCAGGTTGATTTCGATCATTTGGTGTTTAGTTATATGTTTACTGGCGCAATTTTACTTTGGAGTTTGATTATCTTTGGAATTGAAGTTCTTTTCCATAAGCATTCGAAAATTTGCAGACAAATTAAAATGCGCAgacattttagaaaaaaaatttctgtaagATCGCAGCCGAGAATTGTTTTCTTTCCTGGGCGGATGGTTCTCCTAAACAACCGCaatcaagtttaa